CACGCACTTCTTTTTCGCCGGCTGTCAGGAAAGACATCAGCCCGAGCATGTGATACGCGGCCTTGATCAATGCGTCAACGCCCGACCCCGTGAGGCCGAGGTCCTTCAGATAATCGGCTCGGTCCGCGGGATCGAGCGCGACCAGCTCAGCTTCAAGTTTTGCGCATATAACGACGACATCGCTGTTCTCATTGGCCGCAAACTCTTTGACGCGAGCCACGTGCGGATTCGAGTCAGGATCGGCAAGCGACACCTCGTCAACGTTCGCTGCATAGATGGTCGGTTTGGTCGTTAGAAAGAACCATTTTTTGATGATCTCGCGTTCGTCGTCATCCAAATTGGCGGCGCGTGCGGGGCGGCCTTCTTCCAGGATCGGCTGTATCTTGTCGAGAATCTCAAGCTCGCGTTTCGCGTCCTTGTCTCCGGTCTTTGCGGCACGCATGGCCTTGTCGCGGCGTTTTTCAGCGGAAGCAAGGTCGGCAAGTGCCAGCTCGATCTGAATGGTCTCGATATCGCGTATCGGATCGACAGAACCCTCGACGTGGACGATGTTCTCGTCCTCAAAACACCGTACGACCTGCACGACAGCGTGGGTTTCGCGGATGTTTGCGAGAAACTGGTTGCCGAGGCCTTCGCCTTTTGACGCACCGCGGACGAGACCCGCGATGTCCAGAAATTCCACGGTCGCGGGCACGACCTTTTGCGCTCCGACGAGCTTTTCCAATACGCCGAGCCGTTCGTCCGGCACCGCGACGACACCGACATTCGGTTCAATGGTCGCGAAAGGATAATTTGCCGCCAATGCGGCCTCTTGTGCGGTTAGTGCGTTAAAAAGTGTCGATTTGCCGACGTTCGGCAATCCGACGATACCTGCCTGAAGCATAATTCTCTTGTCGCCGCAGCTTGCGCCGGGCGAAACGTTAGATTCTACCGATTAGTTCGTGACGACAAAAGCCGGGAATGTAAGGAAAGGGGAGAGGGGAGAGACAAATTTGCAGAAGCCCGCGCGTCAGCAAGGGCGATATCCGGAGTACAGAGCGACCGAAGCCCGCGCGTCAGTTAGGCCTCAACGCGATACTCGTCCAATCTCGGAAACGGAGACAGCGCCGGAACAAAGTTGCAGAAGCCCGCGCGTCAGCAAGGGCGATATCCGGAGTACAGAGCGTCCGAAGCCCGCGCGTCAGTTAGGCCTCAATGCGATACTCGTCCAATCTCGGAAACGGAGACAGCGCCGGAACAAAGTTGCAGAAGCCCGCGCGTCAGCAAGGGCGAAACTCGCAGCATAGATCATCCGGAGGCCGTCATTGCCACGGTTCGCCGGTCCGCGTTTAATCGCCCCGCTACGGCAGGTGGTTCTGACGGTTCGCTATCGCCCTTGCTCACGCGCGGGCTTCTGCAACTTCGTCTCTCCCCTCTCTCCTAAAATTAAAATACCGATAAATTGTGCTTTCAATACGATTTGAAGTAATTTATCTACTGCTGCTCTTTTATTGCTGATGATCTTATCTGCGCTTTTTATTGCCATCATTGCGATCGGCGGGCTGGCGTTAAGCTACCTTATCGAGGACGACGAGCCTCTGATGTGGCGGATCGCTGTCGGCATCATTGTCGGGTCCGGTCTGTTCGGGCTGGCGATGTTCCTGATAGCGTCCGTCGCGGGCCTCTCATCGATCACTATCGTTGCGGCGATGGTCGTGTCGATGCTGCCGGCGCTTATTTTCAGACAAGAGGAATATAAGAATAAGCTCAAACACGACTGGAACAAGGCCAAGGGAAAAATGCAGGGCTTTGGCCTTTCGCGTTTTCTCGCTTTTACCTATTACGCGGGCTTTTTTCTCCTGTTCTGGGCTTATTTCGGCCACTCGGTATATCAGACTGCGGAAGGCCTTTTTACAGGCGGTTCGCAGAATCTCGGCGATATGCCGTTCCACCTTGGGGCGATATTCAGCTTTACCGAGGGCAATAATTTCCCGCCCGAAAATCCGTCGTGGGCAGGAGCAAAATTCACATATCCGTTCATCGCGGACCTCGTATCGGCGGCCGCGGTAAAGCTCGGGTTCTCAATTTCGGCCGCGATCAACGCTCTCAATATCGCGTGGGCGTTCTCGCTGCTTGTCGTTCTGGAGCGTTTCGTTTTCCGCCTGACCGACAGCCGTGTCGCCGCACGCATCGCACCCGCACTGCTCATTTTCAGCGGCGGGCTTGGATTTTTGTGGTTCCTGCAGGACGTCAGCGAATCGGGCAAAGGGCTGACAGACATTCTGTGGCAGCTGCCGAGGGACTACACCATCGGCGACAAGTTCCGTTGGGGCAATTCGATGGTCGTGCTTTTCATCACGCAGCGCAGCCTGCTGCTCGGGATGCCGCTTACGATCATCGTGCTGCAGCAGCTATGGAAATATTTCACCGCTTCCCCTGAAGAAAATCCTCAGGAATCCAAGCTGCTCGCCCCCGCGTTGATGCCTGCGTTCATCGTTGGGCTCGTAGCGGGTTTGCTGCCGCTGATCCATCTGCACAGCTTGGTCGTGCTGTTCATCGTTACGGGTTTTCTATTCTTCATGCGTCTGGATCAATGGCGGACGTGGATCGCGTTCGGTGTCGGCGTCAGCGTTGTCGCGGTACCGATCCTGATCTGGTCGCTGACGGGCAGCGCGACCGACAGTACGAAATTCTTCGGCTGGCATTTCGGCTGGGATAAACGAAACGACGATGTTGTTTCGTTCTGGCTGAAAAATACAGGACTCACAATACCGCTTATCCTCGCGGCGATCGGATACGTTATCTTCAGGCTTACACGCAAGCCCGATGAGGACGCAAAGAAGAACACCGTCGATGAGCGTCCGCGTCTGAGGCAGCTGCTGCTCTTCTACATTCCGTTTGCCGTACTGTTCATCATTTCAAACGTCTTCAAGCTGGCCCCGTGGGAATGGGACAACATAAAGATCCTAATTTACTGGCTGGTCGGCTCGCTGCCGCTGATGGCGTATCTGTTGTCGGAGATATGGAAATACGGTGTTCCCGGCAAGACCGTGGCGACGGTCATTCTCGCAGGGCTGTGCTCAGCAGGAGCTCTGGACGTATGGCGAACGGCATCGGGCCAGGTGAAGATCCGCGTCTTTGAAACGGACGGCGTTCGCATCGCCGATCAAATTAAAGCAAAGACCGAGCCGAGAGCTCTTTTCCTTAACGCCCCGACGTACAATTCAGCCGTCGCTCTCTCCGGCAGGCGTTCGCTGATGCGTTACAGCGGCCATTTGAGTTCGCACGGCATCAATCATTTCGAGCGAGAGAATGAGGTTCGCCAGATCTATCAGGGCGGCGGAACTGCTGACATTCTGCTGCGCAAACACAATATCGAATACGTGATGGTCGGCCCCGAAGAACGGGAGCTGAGGCCGAACGAGGAGTTCTTCAAGAAATTTCCCGTCATTGCCGAGAGCGGCCAATATCGGGTCTATAAAGTAAATTAAGAGTTACTGATGGCAAAAAAGAAGAAGACACAGAAGGCGCAGCCGCAACAGCAACAAAAGGCGACAGCGGTTGAGAAGAGTTCGGGCGGTGCGGCACTGGCACTGCCCTCGTTCAAGATAGACGACAAAACGTGGATGATCTCGGCGGTCGTCATTACGGCCATTTCGGCGTTGCTGCGTTTCGTGATGCTGGCCATCAAGCCGCTGCATCACGACGAGGGCGTCAACGGATTTTTCCTTACCAATCTTGTCCGCGACGGAGCATATCGCTACGATCCGTCAAATTATCACGGGCCGACGCTCTATTATCTCTCGCTTCCGTTCGTCAAACTCTTTGGGCTTGAAACGGTGCCCATCCGTGTCAGCGTCGCGATATTCGGCGTGTTGTGCGTAGTTCTGGTGTTTTATTTGCGGCGGTATCTGGGCGACCTCGGTACACTTTTCGCGGCGCTTTTCATGGCACTTTCGCCGGGGCTTGTTTACATCTCGCGATACTTCATTCACGAGATATTTTTCATCTTTCTCGCGATGGGCATCGCTGTCGCGATAGTGCTTTACATCGAGGGCAAAAAGGCGGGTCCCGGAGCCGTCGCGTGGATGGCGTTGATTTTGTTCACGTGTTTCGTGCCGTCGGCGATGGCAGTCTCGTCTTACATCGACAAAGACAACACCGGATTGCTTTGGGCGGTTCGCATCGGCCTTCTGGTCGTCAACGCTCTGCTTTCCTATTTCATCGTCCGATCGCTGCTGAACTGGGACGAAGGCAGGCCGATGTATCTCATCTTGGCATCGGCGTGTGTATCGCTGATGTTCGCGACGAAAGAGACGGCGTTCATCACGCTCGGCACGATGGCCATCGCCTGCGTCAGCGTATACATTTGGCGGCTCATTCGTTTCAGCAAGGCGTTTGAAACCAACATAACCACAATTATTATCGTCGGCTGCGCGATATTGGCTGCGGGCGGCGTTTACTACTCGTCCTACATTTCTGACGCTCTGAAATGGATGGGTGATGTTTTCATGCCGGCGGATGTCAGCAAGCAGGACAACTTCTCTTATTTCACCATCCTGTTCCTGATCTTTGCGTCGATAGCGGCGTGGGCAATGTTCCTGAATGAAAGCCGCAAAACGAATCACACCGAACTGACAGAGCCGGCGGACATGACGCTCGGCGGTTTTCGAAGTGCCCTCGGCAGCGGTACCACCATGTATCTGGCGTTGATCGCCGCGGCGGTGTTGTTCGCGTATATTTGGATTTTGTTCTTCTCGTCGTTCTTTACGTTCGCTGACGGCATCAAGAAATCGTTCGAGGCATACGCCATCTGGACGAAGACCGGCAACCGCGACCATACGATGAACGGGCCGTTCGCATATCTGAAGTGGGGAATGCGCATAGAGGCGCCGATATTGCTATTTTCAGCGATCGGGGCATTTGTCGCCCTTCTCAAAGGCAAGCATCGATTCGCCATGTTTGCGGCATTTTGGGCTTGGGGCCTGTTCGTCGCTTACACCATCATTCCGTATAAAACGCCGTGGCTCGCGATCAGTTTTCTGATGCCGATGTGTCTCGTCGCAGGCTACGCCATCGGCGAAATGCTGGATGCAAAGACACAGATACTGCGGCTGGCTGCCGTTGTTCTCGCCATCGCGGGAACCTCGCTGCTGACCTATCAGACGTATCAGCTCAATTTCCAATTCTATGACGACGACCGCATGCCGTACGTATATGCGCACACCAAACGCGGTTTCCTCGACATGGTTGACAACATCGAGAAATTTGCCGACAAGAGCGGCAAAGGCAAAGAGGCCGTCGTTGAGATAGTCTCGCCCGACTACTGGCCGCTGACCTGGTATATGCTCGAATATAAGGCGAATTTCCACGGCAGGCCGGTCGATGCCAACACCGCGGAAATGATAGTCGCCAAGAAGGACGCGCAGGACGCTCTGCTGCTCCAAAAATACGCCAATCATTACAAATGGCTCGACGTCTATCCGCTGCGGCCGGGCGTCAATCTTGTCCTGCTGGTCAGGAACGACATCGCACCGGCCGAGGCAAAGGACATTTCGAAACTTCCGGAATACAAGACAATTCCGGGCTATACGCAGTAGAGGAAACTGGAACTATGTTTAGAAAGTTCGCCGTTGTTCTGATGATGACCGCGTGCGCCGTTGTGTCGGCGCAGGCAAAGGATATGAGTGCGGAAATTGACGCCGCCGCACAAAAGATACTGCCAAAGGTGATCGAATGGCGGCGTCATCTGCACAAGTATCCTGAACTCGGCAACCGCGAGGTCAAGACAGCGAAATTCATCGAGACCGAGCTTCGCCGCCTCGGTATCGAGGTCAAAACGGGCATCGCGGTCACGGGGGTTGTCGGCATCATCCGCGGCGGACAGCCGGGACCTGTCATAGCTCTACGGGCGGACATGGACGGCCTGCCGGTCACAGAACGTGCCGATCTGCCGTACAGGTCGGTCGAAAAAGGCGTGTACAACGGCCAGACGGTCGGCGTGATGCATGCCTGCGGCCATGACACCCATGTGGCGATGCTGCTCGGAGCGGCAAACGTGCTCGTCGGCATGAAGGACAAGATCAAAGGTACTGTCATTCTCGTTTTTCAGCCCGCCGAAGAAGGCCCGCCGGCAGGCGAGGAAGGCGGAGCGTACCTGATGGTCAAAGAAGGCGTTCTGGAAAACCCGAAGGTGGAAGCGATATTTGGAATTCACATCAGTGCCGGTATGCCGATCGGCCGGATCGCGTACAAGTCAGGAGCCGCGATGGCATCGAGCGATTGGTTCACTATCAAGATCAAAGGCCAACAAACGCACGGAGCCTACCCCTGGATGGGCAATGATCCAATTGCCGTCGCTACGCAGATATACACGGGCCTACAAATGATCGTCTCACGGCGGACGAACCTTACCGCGTCGCCGGCGGTGATAACGGTCGGCCGCATCAGCGGCGGCGTCCGCGAGAATATCATCCCCGAAGAAGTAACGATGGCCGGCACCATCCGCGCGCTTGATCGCGACATACAGCGCGACATACATGAAAAGATGCGTCTTACCGTGGCCAAAATAGCCGAGAGCGTCGGCACGACCGCTGAGCTGACGATCTTCAATGCCGCTCCGATAACCTACAACGAGCCCGGACTTACACGCCGCATGGTGCCGTCCTTGGAAAAGGCCGCGGGCAAGGACCGCGTGTTCGAGGCCAACTGGGTAACAGGGGCTGAGGATTTTGCTTTCTTTCAGGAAAAAGTGCCCGGAATGTATTTCTGGGTCGGCGGCATGGCACCCGGAACCGATCCTGCGAAAACAGCCCATCACACGCCCGACTTCGTCGTTGACGACAGCCGCCTCGACGTCGGCGTAAAGGCTTTCTGCAACATAGTTTTCGACTATCCGGCAAAATAGCCGTCATTGGACGACAAAAAAAGAGGCTGCCTTTTCCGGCGGCCTCTTCGCATTTCTGCACTGCCTCTTTACTGTCTATGCGCCTCAACGAACCACAGCATTTTGTCCACTGTTCGTGAGACGCCCGTGAGGAGGTCTGCGGTATCTTTGTCGCCCAGTTCATCTGTTGCATCGATGTCGGCGCGCACCTTTTTGCCGAGGTCCGCCAACGCGGACGACAGTGCATCGACGTGATCGGCACCGTCAGTGATCTCAAGCGGATATTCGGCCAGCGACGAATTCTGCGCCGCTACGCGAACCGTGCCGCGGGCGGTACCGCCGAGCGTTGTTACACGTTCGGCGATATCGTCGATGTGCGGCTCCATCAATGCTGCTACCTGATCGAATAGCTCGTGCAGGGAAATGAAATTCATTCCCTTAACGTTCCAATGTGCCTGCTTTGCCTGCGATCTCAGGTCAAAGGCGTCCGCGAGGCGTTGATTCAATATCTCGACGACCTTTTCGCGGGTCTCCAGCGGAATGTCTATCTTTGTGGTATGCATAGCTGTCTCCGTATTTAGAATTATTCTAAATATAATCGTATAGAAAGTCAATGGCCGCACGTTGCCGAGCACGGATCTGCCCGATGCTACTCTCGTACCGGCGGGTTCCTGATGGTTTGCGGAGATTGTGTGACGTTGCGGCCGGAACCCCGAAACAGCGGAGTAAAGACCCAGCGGGAATGATTCTCGATACCGTAATACGTGATGATCGACTTTGACAGGCTCTGGCTGGCGACGCCGATGAACGGCGTGTTGTCGAAATCCATGTCAAAACTTGAGTCGCCTTCATTGTCGCTGTCCAGTTCCGTATTCAGAACACTTACGAACTGAACCGCGAATTTGTCGAAAAGCGGGCTCGGGTTTGCCGGCAGCAGGCCGCCGTTATAGTTCTGTACGCGGCGAGCAAAGCTGCCGATGGAATTGGGGTCAGGTTTTATCAGCCGCCAGCGGCCGTCTTCGCTCAGCGGATCGACGGCTGCCGAGGGGCGCAGGATCTGCCGCTTTTTCGTGCCGGCGGGCAAACCTTCCAGAAGCTCGTCCATCGAGGTCGGCAGCTTGCCGCCGCCATAGAATTCGACGTACTGACGGATCGCCTCAGCGACCTCTTCGCCGCGGCGGATGGCCTCAAGTTCCTTTTCTCGCTGGATCTCTGTGTAGACCGACGGAGCAACTGCGAGCAGCGCCACGGCAAAGACCGCCATGGTGCCCATCAGGGCGATCAGCGTCATTCCGAGTTCGCCATTACGGTTTCTTTTCAACGCCGTCCTCCAGATCGTCAACGTCCTCTTTCTTTTCAGGCGGCCGCTGCGGACGTGCGTTGGCCGGCTGATTAGGCGGGACATAGCGCGGAATGTTGTCGGGTATGCCCGGAATGTTGCCGCCCGGCATCGCGGGGTTGAACGTAGGATACGGGCTAGGGACGTTGCCGGCCGTGGTGGGCGGCGTTCGGTTCAGCGGAACGCGATGCTTGAAGCCCAGCTGCGTATCTTCGAATTCAACGTTCTCCGACGTGATGTTGATCAGACGGAACCTGCCGCCTACGATGTCATTCAAACGCTTGCCGTAAGGCTTGTCGTTGCCGGGTTCCGTGAAATATGCGGTGTCGTTGTTGGCACGCTTTCTCGCGATCATACCGATGTAGGTGACATTCGGTTTAGGCGGCGGCTGGACGCTGAAAATGACCTGATTTGAATAGGTCTTGCCGTCCGGCGTTTGAATGATGATCTGCTTCGGGCCTTCCTGAGCGATCAGGTTCGCCGGCACGTCCGTGAACATCCGCTGAGCGTTAACGAAAACGGTCGGCATGGGCGACTGGTTGAAATAGATGCGCGTATCCGGAGTGAACTTGTCGCCGTTGATCTCCAGGCGAAATCCTTTCGATCCGGCAAATACGGTCTGCGGATTGACGAAAGAGAGCAGTATGGGCGGCGTCGGCACGGGCGAAGGCGGCACGATCACCGGCGGCGAAGGCGAAGGCGGAACGAAAGGCGTCGGCGGAGGCGGCTCGTAGAACGCAAAGATATTGCGGCCCGCGTCAGGAGCATAGGACGCTCCCGGGCTGTAGTCTATCGGCGTCGTCTGATAAACAAAATCCTGTTCCTCACGCGATACCATCCTGTTATCCACTGTACGGTCGGCAGGCGATGCTGTCGGCCGCGGCGTCGGGGTCGTCGCGGTCGTAGCGGCCGTGCTCCCGCCGAACATACCGCGGCCGAAAGCCAAGTAGAGTGCGATGAGCGCGACCAGTCCCAACACCGCTGCCGCAATCAGCTTGTTTCTCTCTGCCGGGTCCTTGATGTTTATCGTCGCTGCCATCTTTACTGCTGCACCGGCGGGGCAGTTGCCATTGCCGGCCGGCGGAAATATGCCGCCAGTTCGATCCTGAGTGTAACTGTCTGTCCGTGCATTCTGCCCTGCTGCGAACGCGGCACGTCCGGCGCCGGCTGTACGGGAACCGCGGGATTCATGCCCGGCTGGAACATACGATTGTTAGCAGGCGGCACTGCGGGGTTGACGGGTTGAACCTCTTGAACGTTGGTCCTTGTTTCCTTAGGTTTGTCCGTAGAATCCGAAGGTGCAAGCTCGATCGAGCTGATAAGCAGAAATTCGCGGCCGGTCTCGATCTCGCGAATGAATCGACGCAGATTCTGATACGAACCTTCAAGAGTCGTCGTCACATACATTCCCGGATACAGGCTGCGAAAACGGGCACGGCCCTTTTCCTGTTCCGATTCCTGCTGCCGTTCCTGCTGCCCGATCGGTTCGAGCGGTGCGTAATCAGGTCCCGAAGTATTCACAAGGCCGTAGGCGCGTATCAACGCGTTCAGCCGCTGATATATCGCCGAGCGTCCGTTTACTGAAGCCGGCAGGAACCGCGTTTCAAAATCGTCCACGCTGGATATCAGCGTGTCCACCTGAGTCTGTGTGTCCGTTATCTCGCCGTATTTTGAACGAGCCGAAGCAAGTTCGGCCTCGAGCCGGTCGTTCTCGACCTTGTTCTTTGCAAGCTCGCGGTCGGAAGGCAGGGTAAAGAAAAGATACACCGCGATCGCAGCCACCAGCACCAAAAAAGATGCCGCAATGACGCCTATCTCTACCGGGCCCCACATTCCGCCGTAAACCTTACGAGGCCTGCGAAACGAAGGCGGCAAGGGCCGGGCTTCGACCGGGACCTCTACAGCCTCAACAACAGGCAAATTGTTTTCGTTCTCAGTCACTATTGCCCGTTCTCCCCTGAAACTGCAGGCCTTGCCTGCGCGACGTCCGGCGGATCGGCCGAGTATCCATAGCCCGGCGAATAAATGATCCTGAATGTGTATTCGGTAAAGGTGATGCGTTCGTTCGACTGCAGGTCCTGTCCGCGAAGCTCAGCATTGAACAAACCGGAGTTGTTCATGTTCTCGATCATCGACATCACCGCCGCGTAATCGCGGCTCTTGACAGAAAATTCCAGCTCGGCACGAGTTCGCTGGCCGTCCTGAAAAATGTTGACCACCGATATTCGCGACGCGCTGACGCTGTTCGGCAGCACGGCCTCAAGGTCCGCAAAAAGCCGCGACCAGCCGAAACGCTTGTTGGCGACGAGTTTGTGCGAAGCGACGAGCATCTGCCGCTGGTCGGGCGAGAGCATCTGCTGCACCTTTTCACCCTCGCCTTTCAGCCGTTGTATCTCTTCTTTGCGTTCCTCTATCGAACGTGTGAGCAGCTCGTTGCGTTTACGGTTCTCGTTGAGCCTGTACAGCGAAAAAACGCCCGTCAGGAGCCCTATCATGATGACGAGGCTCGCCAGCAGATACGGCAGCGTTCTGTTCCTGAAAGGGTATGTAGCTAGATTTAACTTTGTGATCACCGCTTTGCCCTGGACCGTCTGATTTCGCTCAGCGCGCAAAAAAATATCGTAGCACGAACGAAAAGCAAAGTCTTTCACGTCGCGGACGCTGTGCAGGTTGCAAAAATCAGGCGCGTCTGGGCGGCAGGTCGCGCTTCATTTCTTCGTCAGAGATGTCCCGGTAGGCGGCAACGCGGTTTCGGCCGCCGTGTTTTGCACGATAAAGTGCCGAATCCGCCATTTCCACAAGCTCTATGGGATCCGATGAGTCTTCGGGAAACGATGCGACGCCGATGCTGACCGTGATCTTGTGCGATTCGCGCTCTTTTCCCGTGCGGATCACGCTGAAAGGATATTCTTCTATCGACGTGCGTATCCGCTCAGCGGCAACAAGGCCCTGCGGCAGATCCGCATCGAGCAGAAATGCAGCGAATTCATCGCCGCCGAAACGCGCCGCAGCGTCGCCGGTGCGCAGATTCGTCATGATCGAAAAACCGATCTCTTCAATCGTCTTGCTGCCGGTCAGATGGCCGTAGGTGTCGTTTACGCTCTTAAAATTGTCGCCGTCCATCATCAGTACGCAGAACGGGCGGCCCTCGGCCTTTGCACGGCCGGCCTCGCGACGCAGTTCGGAAAAGAACGACCGGCTCGAGAGCAGGCCTGTCAGGTCATCGTGCGAGATCAGCCTGTGGATCTGCCGCTGATACTCTCTGTCGATCTCGTCGAGCAGGTCAAACCGCAATATCGTCTCGCCGACCGTGATCTTGTCGCCGTTCTCGAGCTTTTCGCGGCGGATGCGGCGGCCGTTCAGAAAAGTGCCGTTCCGCGAATCAAGGTCGTGGAGTATGTATTCCATAGCGACCCTTGAGTCGCTGGGTGTTGCCTCGATCCGAGCATGCTTTCGCGAAACAAGAAAATCATTGACGCGGACGTCCGCCTCGATCGCCCGCCCGAGGATCACCTCTTCACGTTCAAGCGGGATCGGCACGGCGATCAGCTCACCGCTTAAAAAAACAAGCGACGGCCGGATGTCTCTGCGGATTATCTCGGAATCTTTCATATGCCGCGGAATGGGCGGGAGAAGGCAGCAACCACTATTCTACAATATTTTTAACAGCGTTTTCCACACTTTTTTGCGCATCGCGATGCCGCACGGAAAAGGGGGCCCGTAGTGCCGTTTTCAACTTTCTGCGAAATGTATATAAAATTACTTGACAACAGCACACTCAAGTTTTATTATTCTCGTGGACTAATTTGTTAGTCTTTTTATTCTACATTGATGGAGGATAAAGCAATGAACATCATCAGACATGATCCATTTCGCGAACTTCGCAGCCTGCAGGACGAAATGAACAGGCTGTTTGCCGGGGTAGCTCCTGCGGCTGATCGCGAAGAAATGTTCGGCGGCAACTGGGCGCCGAAGGTCGATATTTGGGAAGACAAGGACCATCTGGTCCTCGAGGCAGAACTTCCGGGCATGACCCGCGACGATTTCGAGCTGTCATTCGAGAACAATGTGCTGACGCTTAAGGGCGAGCGCAAGTTCGAGAAGAAAACGGAAGAGGGCAACTACTACCGCGTTGAAAGGTCCTATGGATCCTTCACAAGGTCGTTCACTCTGCCGCAGACGGTGACGCCGGACGGCGCGGCTGCCGAGTTCAACAACGGCGTGCTGCACGTTACTCTTCCGAAACGTGAGGAGACAAAAGCACGTAAGATCGAGGTCATTGGCGGCGACGCCGAACCGAAGACCATCGAGGCCAAGACGGCCGGTGCCTAAGGTCAGAACCGCCCGCGTAAGCGGGCGTGAAACACCCCAAAGAGTCGGAACCGCCATTGCTAAGAAAACGGCCCGCGAGCCGCAGCAGGCGGTTCCGCTTTTTTGGAGTAAAATAGAGTTATGAGATTCGACAGATTCACCATTCGCGGCCAGGAGGCCGTTCAGGAAGCTATAGGCGTCGCTGAAAAGAATCAAAATCAGCAGGTCGAGCCCGAGCATATTCTCAGCTCGCTTTTGGAGCAAAAGGAGGGCGTCGTGCGCCCGATACTGGGAAAGATCGGCGTCAATTTAGCGCAGATAGAGAACGAGCTCACTGCGGCGGTCGAGAAGTTTCCTAAGGTTTCCGGCGGACAGCAGTATTTCAGTTCGCGGACGAACACCATCTTTCAGGACGTGCAGAAGATCGCCGAGGCGATGCAGGACGAATACATCTCGACCGAGCATCTGCTGCTGGCGATCGCCGCTGAGAAGCAGGGTGACGCGGGCCGAATACTGCGTTCGAATGGTGTTTCCGGCGAGGATCTCGAAAAAGTAGTGACCGAGATGCGCGGCGGTTCGCGCATCACGGAGCAGAACGCAGAGGAAAATTTTCAAGCATTAGAAAAGTATGCTCAGGATCTGACCGAGCGGGCACGCAAAGGCAAGCTGGATCCCGTGATCGGCCGCGACGACGAGATACGCCGTACGATACAGATCCTTTCCCGACGCACTAAAAATAATCCCGTCTTGATCGGCGAGCCCGGCGTCGGCAAGACCGCAATTGTCGAAGGGTTGGCACAGCGGATCGTTTCGGGCGACGTGCCAGAGACGCTGAAAAACAAGCGGCTTGTTTCGCTCGACCTTGGCTCGATGCTCGCGGGTGCAAAGTACCGCGGCGAGTTTGAGGACCGATTGAAAGCTGTACTGAAAGAGATCGAAAAGGCCGAGGGCCAGATCATTCTGTTCATCGACGAGCTGCACACGCTCGTCGGGGCCGGTGCTTCGGAAGGCGCGATCGACGCTTCAAATATGCTCAAGCCGGCACTTGCACGCGGCACACTGCGTGCGGTCGGTGCGACGACGCTGAACGAATATCAGAAATATATCGAGAAAGACAAAGCCCTCGAACGCCGCTTTCAACAGGTTTACATCGGCGAGCCG
This sequence is a window from Acidobacteriota bacterium. Protein-coding genes within it:
- a CDS encoding GGDEF domain-containing protein, which translates into the protein MKDSEIIRRDIRPSLVFLSGELIAVPIPLEREEVILGRAIEADVRVNDFLVSRKHARIEATPSDSRVAMEYILHDLDSRNGTFLNGRRIRREKLENGDKITVGETILRFDLLDEIDREYQRQIHRLISHDDLTGLLSSRSFFSELRREAGRAKAEGRPFCVLMMDGDNFKSVNDTYGHLTGSKTIEEIGFSIMTNLRTGDAAARFGGDEFAAFLLDADLPQGLVAAERIRTSIEEYPFSVIRTGKERESHKITVSIGVASFPEDSSDPIELVEMADSALYRAKHGGRNRVAAYRDISDEEMKRDLPPRRA
- a CDS encoding Hsp20/alpha crystallin family protein codes for the protein MEDKAMNIIRHDPFRELRSLQDEMNRLFAGVAPAADREEMFGGNWAPKVDIWEDKDHLVLEAELPGMTRDDFELSFENNVLTLKGERKFEKKTEEGNYYRVERSYGSFTRSFTLPQTVTPDGAAAEFNNGVLHVTLPKREETKARKIEVIGGDAEPKTIEAKTAGA